GAAATGAGGGGTCATTGATGTGACTGTTAACTCTCTTTATGTAATTCTTCACGCTTCACCTCTTTGCGTGCCACTGAGATCGGGGGTGCGAATGGTTTTAAATTGCAAAATGATGTTGCACAGCTTGTGGTTGGAAGACTCTgcctgaaaaatatttttgccTGGTGTGCGTTTTCATTGACCTTTTTGCTAACAAAATGTTTAGTCGGTGTTCCTTTCATAGAGAAGAGATGAAAAAGgtctcgtctgtgtgtgttttctcatcaTCCTCGTggtctctccctgcagcaaGCGCTGGTGATCCGTGAGGGTGAAAAGGTGCAGATCAATGCTGAAGAAGTGGTGGGTGGAGATCTGGTTGAAGTGAAGGGAGGAGACCGGATCCCTGCTGATATCAGGGTGGTTTCCGCTCATGGCTGCAAGGTATGCACACgtacacattacacacacattcaatgtCCTGCTCCTTGTCGTATGCAATTTCATGTTTTGCTTTCCCTGTTTCCTATCAGGTCGATAACTCCTCCCTCACAGGCGAGTCCGAACCTCAGAGCAGGTCACCCGACTGTACCCATGACAACCCCTTAGAAACCCGAAACATTGCTTTCTTCTCCACCAACTGTGTTGAAGGTATGGTTACCATGGCACTAGTATGTCATGCTATTGTTAACTTCTATTCCTGTGGTTTGATTCAAATTTTAGTTTGTTGACTAAAATCCAATGCATTAATTGTAACTGAGAATATTTTTTTAGTCAGACAGGCACTGATTCTGTAAAAAATATTGTTCATCATAACACATGTGGGGTGTTTTTTCCAAACCAGGCACAGCGCGCGGCATTGTTATCTGCACCGGTGACAACACAGTGATGGGTCGCATCGCCACTCTGACATCTGGCCTGGAGACCGGAAAAACCCCCATCGCAAAGGAGATCGAGCACTTCATCCACATCATCACAGGTGTGGCCGTCTTTCTGGGACTCACCTTTTTCATCCTGGCCATCGTCCTGGGTTACTCCTGGCTGGAGGCTGTCATCTTCCTCATCGGCATCATCGTGGCTAACGTGCCTGAAGGGCTGCTGGCCACAGTCACTGTAAGTGGACAAATAATCAGATGAGTTAGATATTTTGGTCTCATATGAGAGATTATTTcgaattttctttctttctacatgTTTGAACTTCTTTTATCAGTGCttggttacatttttatttaatttagttaagttctattacatttctttttattcttgttttcattacatttatcttgtaaattttattttgatacatCCTAtgagataaaataataattgactttttttttgcatcaaacacacaaataactgCAATTTGGGAACTTAACAACTGAAGTCTAATCACCAAGATAATTAACAGTATGCATGTCTTTGTCTTCAGGTGTGTCTGACCTTAACTGCCAAGCGTATGGCTAAGAAGAACTGCCTTGTTAAGAACTTGGAAGCTGTGGAAACCCTgggctccacctccaccatctGCTCTGACAAAACAGGCACCTTGACCCAGAACAGGATGACCGTGGCGCACATGTGGTTTGACAACCAGATCCACGAGGCCGACACCACTGAAGACCAGTCTGGTTAGTGAACACGGAGCCAAGAAACACCACTgatgaaatatgtaaaaacGCTGAAAGCGGTAGATTATAACTAGTCATACATGTTAGCAATATCCTCTCTGCTACTCCCTCTCCAGGTGCCTCTTTTGACAAGAGCTCCGTAACGTGGATTAGCCTGGCCCGCGTCGCTGCCCTGTGCAACCGCGCTCAGTTTAAAGCGGGACAAGACCAGCTGCCCATCTTGAAGCGGGACGTGGCCGGTGATGCCTCAGAGTCAGCCCTGCTGAAGTGTATCGAGCTGTCCTGTGGCTCCGTCAGGGCAATGAGGGACAGGAACAAGAAGGTAGCCGAGATCCCCTTCAACTCCACCAACAAATACCAGGTAAGCAACAGGTTTTATTACAGATATTATTACAGAtattacaaacatttaaacGTGTGCTACATTTAAATTAACGTTCtgctctcctcttccagctctcagTGCACGAGACAGAGGACCTCAATGACAACCGCTACCTGCTCGTGATGAAGGGAGCCCCTGAGAGGGTCCTGGAATGTTGCTCCACCATCCTGGTGCAGGGGAAGGAGCAACCTCTGGATGAGGAATTAAAGGAAGCTTTCCAGAACGCATACATGGAGCTGGGAGGCCTCGGAGAGAGAGTGCTGGGTAAGTGTTGAGCTACAAAGATAGAGGGAGGGTGATAGTGTAAGTACAGCCTGAATATGCCCTCAATATTTTCAGGAAATTCATTTTCCAACTACTTGGAATACTGTATTTAGTTCaaaatatgtctttattttatttttatttcaaacctACGACCTGTTGATCAGAGGAGCGGGAAAGAAGATCTCTGTTGATACTTAGACATCACAAATCTGACAGAATCTCACACTTCTTTTCAAACCAGGTTTCTGCCACGTGTTGCTGCCCGAAGACCAATACCCCAAGGGTTTTGCCTTTGACACGGATGATGTCAACTTCCAGACAAAAGACCTTTGCTTCGTTGGCCTCATGTCCATGATCGACCCTCCCCGTGCTGCCGTGCCTGATGCTGTTGGCAAATGCCGATCCGCTGGTATCAAGGTGAATTATTTCTTGCACGACTGTTATACGATTTCTTTAACGCTTAAAGCCTTTTTTTGTGATAATgctataaaatgtaatttatgttgCTTTTTAGGTCATTATGGTCACTGGCGATCACCCAATCACAGCCAAGGCAATTGCCAAGGGAGTGGGCATCATCTCAGAGGGCAACGAGACAGTGGAGGACATTGCAGCCCGTCTCAACATACCAGTCAGCCAAGTCAACCCCAGGTAAAgaatgctcacacacactgtcagaaCACAAATAATGGGTACTTACAAGAGACACGTCAACGCTTCACTGTCTGTGTTCAGGGATGCCAAGGCCTGCGTGTGCCACGGTACAGATCTAAAGGATCTGTCTCAGGATCAGATGGACGACATCCTGAGGAATCACACGGAGATCGTCTTTGCTAGGACCTCCCCACAGCAGAAGCTCATCATCGTAGAAGGCTGCCAGAGACTGGTTTGGCCATTTTAAGATTGTTTTAGAGTAAAGTGCCTCACGGATAATACATGCTTTGGACAACAAGTGTTGGTTAAATACCTAGCAATGTTTTCCTAATGTACATCTGGTTTGAACTCTAAATACCAGGGCCACTAAAAGATGAATCAATTTAATGAGTATAACTTCTTCTTTATATACAtgctaaataccccccccccctcttgtgtCTCAGGGTGCCATTGTGGCTGTGACAGGTGATGGTGTGAATGACTCACCTGCTCTGAAAAAGGCCGACATTGGTGTTGCCATGGGAATCTCTGGCTCCGATGTGTCCAAACAGGCCGCAGACATGATCTTGTTGGATGACAACTTCGCCTCTATTGTCACAGGAGTTGAAGAAGGTGAGCGGACCGAAAGGACAGAACTGGAACATGTGATCCTTGAGGATTCGAAGTACAAGTACTTTAGTACGTGATGTAAcctgttctgtttgtttttttcttcccattcaGGCCGTTTGATCTTTGACAACCTCAAGAAGTCCATTGCCTACACCTTGACCAGCAACATCCCAGAGATCACCCCCTTCCTGCTGTTCATCATCGTCAACATCCCCCTGCCACTGGGAACCATCACCATCCTCTGCATCGACCTGGGAACCGACATGGTGAGAGCTGATCGAACCCCGTCTTTCACGACAAAATTCGCTTTCGCTAAATCTCTATCTGATCACTGAAAAGCAGCCTGCTGATAGGACACATCTTAAATCAAAGTTCACACTTCTCCCTCGGCCGTCAGGTTCCAGCCATCTCACTGGCCTATGAAGCAGCCGAGAGCGACATCATGAAGCGTCAGCCCAGGAACCCATTCAGGGACAAGCTGGTGAATGAGAGGCTTATCAGCATTGCCTACGGACAAATCGGTAGGTGAAATGAAGACTGCTGCCGCTGATCCAAGCTTATATCTGGATTGAAGTTTGATCAAGTCATTGTGTGTTTAAATCCACATGTTTCCACTTTTCCTTGCTCACAAGTAACAGCTGGATTAGCTTTAAACCTATTTGCaatgttttgggggggaaaagtaGAACttaatatctgtgtttttcCCCTCAGGTATGATCCAGGCTCTGGGAGGCTTCTTCGCCTACTTTGTCATCTTGGCTGAAAACGGTTTCCTGCCAACTACACTTGTCGGCATCAGGCTCAATTGGGACGACCGCAGTTGTAATGACTTGGAAGACACCTACGGGCAACAATGGGTCAGTGTgtagttttttgtgtgtttaagcGAACTTTCaggtgttttcttgtttttgccACTTGGTCTTACTGTGTCTGCCCTCTCTCGCCCCTCAGACATATGAGCAGAGGAAGATTGTGGAGTTCACATGCCACACAGCCTTCTTTGTCAGCATTGTGGTCGTGCAGTGGGCTGACGTCATCATCTGCAAGACCAGGCGTAATTCTGTGTTCCAGCAGGGCATGAGGTGAGGCCAGATATAGTGGGACAGCAACCTACTTAAAGTTGCCCTTTTAGTAATTCATCTTTTTAACaatgtgtttttggcctttttatACAATCTAAAATATTTGTTGTGTCTCCACCCAGGAACAAGATCTTGATCTTCGGCCTGTTTGAAGAGACCGCTCTGGCTGCCTTCCTGTCCTACTGCCCAGGCATGGATGTGGCACTCAGGATGTATCCACTAAAGTGAGTGACACACGTATCACACGGAAACCTGTACTCTGGTCCGGAGACACATTGTGTCAAATCTCTttacttgatttatttctaatctGTGTTGTTCTCTTGTCTCGCCCACAGGCCTAGCTGGTGGTTTTGTGCGTTCCCCTATAGTTTTCTTATCTTTGTCTATGATGAGGTGCGAAAACTTCTCATTCGTCGGAACCCCGGAGGTAAGTTTGAAGTAATTGTAGTTTGTGCTTTGGCGTCTGACACCCTAGTTCTCCGACACTCACAGCCCGCGGGAAGAGGTTCAGCTGGTCGCCGGATGCCGTTAAATCCAACACGTAGCTTTGTCACCCTTTCTTTAAAGGAAgtcgtgtgtttttatttcttggaGTCTCGGTTGCTTTGTGTCTCAGCTTCACAAACTGACTGCTGGTAGAACCGTACTTTACCGTACTTTAAAATATTTACCACGTCCTTTAATTAATGCTAATTCTATGGACAATCGGCATAAAATACGACTTGAAAACACTGAATTGACTGTGACCTtctgtttttccttctctcatTTGTGCTACAGGTTGGGTGGAAAGAGAGACATACTATTGATCAATGGAGCATCTTTGCTCAAGCCCCCCACATGTTCCAATTATTTCTCCCCCCTGTCACTCCATCCCTGGCAAGACACCCCTTCcgatgccccgcccccttaaaaatacaaaacgcTTTAAAGCAATTTTCATCACAACTGCCCCaaagattaaaaacagcaaaagcaCCTTTACAACTTTCTACATTGACCCGCCCCCTTTCTCCCCATCTCCTATGATACTCTTTGCATGTGTTCTCTCACTGCTGTGTACATAAACCAATATATCTACCAAACGGCAGCTGCATATTGTGTATGTAGATTTGAATGAGCTAAGGATACAAAGGGAGTGTCCGTgctctgcaaaaaaaagggCCATCcagctccctcccctccctgttgTCCTCCTGCTCTCGTCCCCTCGTCCGTCTCTATGCCTCCGTTCCCctgcctcttctccctcctcgccGACCCTTTGCTTGTCCTCCAATCACACAAAGATGTAAAGACCACACAGTGAGataccaccgccgccgccgccacttcGACTGCCACATCTCGCCCCCGTCTCCTGTCTGCGGAGGAGCAGCGGAGTGGTCCTCTCCCCGTAGTTCTCGCTACGCCCATCATCCTCCTTCTATTCCGTTCTCAACGGCcaccgtgttgttgttgttttttttttttaatatgtggGGTACGGGGGGGTTTTAATGATTTtacttgtctttttttatttccaagacgggagggggggtacGTGAGAGCTGCTTTTCCTCATTTAGGCCTAACAAAGCACACCCCATGGCGTCttgtccccccctctctccccctctgtctctcacacccctcccctcccttcccctcccgccctgtttgtctctgtttgtgtgcactgtGTGAACCATTGTCCTTGTTAATAACTATTACAGtacaccccctctccccccaagTTGGTGAATACAACTCAATCTTTCTGTGTGCTCTAGGAAATCTATATAATTCTATACtgaatttaaatgaaacaataaaaaacatgttggaaaaacagctccagagagaaaTTCATGAAGAACAACATCAACGATATTGCAAAATAAGAAAAGGCGAGATATATctctctgtttttgttgtttgttttcagttgtttttgcTGGTTTTTCTGGAGGCTATTCTAAAACTGTAACAGCAGAGCAGggttttaaagttgtgtttttacCAAAAGACACAAGACATCAATCAAAGCTTTCAGGTTACCGCCACTGCAGGTGTGCCGATGTGATGGGACGTGGGTGGCAGTGATAAGACCATGCGCCTGCGCTCCATTACCAGATCGGGTCCGGCCCGGatctgtgtgcatgtatgtgttggAGACCAGTGAAGGGCCGGCGATCTCAGGCTGGATCCATGATGGCTGCAAGTTGAAAgtcaagaataaaaaaaaaaaaacacaactagtAGAACATGTgtgtcaaaacaacaaaaccaacaccAATAAAACATCTAGAACATTTAATACAACCTAGCAccgtctgtgtgtctttctgtctaATGAAAACTACACTTCACAACACCTTcattcatatattttatatttttctgtctttcttttccttgaaaacatctttaTGATATTCTTCCCTAGGTTCCCCCGAGGTTGCTATTTTCTGACTAAATACAACTAATTTAATGCAACCTGCAAAACACTGCTTTTAAAAGCCTGTTATGTCACATTCGCTTATTAAATCTaaacccatatatatatatacccagtATAGTTGATCCTATAATGTATCCTATTGTTTTGGGCAGCATCACTGTGGATTTTTACATGCTATTGATATAACGCTGCAGAAAAATGAGTGGTATAAATATGATGCTGGGATACCACCTAGTGTTGTGAATGTATATGCACTTCAAACTGCACAATGTCCTTAGTGCCATGGGAGAAAGGGTTGGCAGCAACCCAGGCTAATGCACCAAACCACTGCAAATGGGTTAGCCGTGTCTGACATCAGCATTTATGAGCTTTAGGATGACAGTCGCTGGAACAATGTCCTAATAGTTCCGTAAACTCTAAATTCAAGACTAAAAGAAATCCAAATACCATCCTTAATGATTGCTAAGCTACTTTCTTAAGGTGACATAACCGCATGGAGGTATTGTTATTCCCAAGGGAACAGATTGTAGCTGTAGGGTCATCTATTTTAAATTAGCTTCTTATTACACACCAAGTAGACAAATACAATAAGAGCAACAATGAACCGCTTTGTGAGCGGTACGGGTGCCACATCCTTCGGTCACCGGGTCTCTTTGAGGGACCAACACAAAGACCTTCTGGACCCGATCTACCTCTATGCAGCCTCTCCTGTTCATACGCGCACCCCCACTTTCTGACATTCCCAccgacaaacacactcacaccctcCCTAATTTCCCCAGTGTGTCTGCAGTGAGCTCACCGCAGTGCGACTCTcctcgctcgccccccccccccccccccctgtataaTAGAATATCGATCGCTCGCCTTTGCCGCAGTGTGTAAGCGAGAGTGTGTGGAAGAGTGTGTGACTGGGGCCCTGCAAGgtcatcgccatggcaacctgAGCACAGGGTCCTCTTGCTGAGCTGTCACAGAGCACAGGGGTCATgaaaagcaggggggggggggtgtctgcaATAGGGAGTTAGTGTGTGCTGCAGTGGTTGGTGTGCTAGTGGGGTTGGGAAGTGTCTCCACTGTGGATTCAAAACCACCCAGAATAATGAGAAATGTACAGATCGGGGGCCACTGAGTCCACTGCAGCTACAAACCACCTGAATTAAAGCGCTGCATGGTGTCTAAGCGGACATCAAATCTTTACATAACGATTTTATTGCACTTCCAGAATTTAAATTAAACCCAATTTACATCAAAATTTAAACACATGAATACAAAATGGAAGAAAGATTTCAGGTTTACAGAGTAACGTTCTGATCTGAATATTGTGAGCAGGTCTGACAAGTATGCATCAAACACCAAAAGACACCAAAGCACCATGTTATCCCcaatacaaaaaataattacTACGCACTGACCTTTAAAGATATCAACCGAAACAGGTGAGTAACTTTGTACCCTTTTAAgtaaaacatttagttttccTTGTGCATGATCACCATAAAGCTTTAAATGGCACTTATTCTTTGCAAaatttgtcttattttcttaGCAGTTCATAATTGCAGACAATGCATTTACTATATAAACAATCTATACATAAGAAATGAGTCATCTTGTCTGAGACTTTGGATCCAGAAACTACTTTGGAGACATCCAGCAGCAGAGATCAGTACGTTTAAAGATATGTCAGTTTATATGAGACGCTGCAGGGAGTAAAAGGCGATTTGTCACTAACCAGAGGCATCCAAGGCGTAACATATGTAGATAAAAGGCATATAATCTTACTTattcaaaatgtataatttgtGTATATTGAAGGTATAGTGTATGAATGAGTCTGTAACAATAACTACTTTAGAGGCAAGACAAGGTGCATTCTAATACAGCAAATACAAGACACACGCATAGCTAAGGAACAGATCTAGGAGCAGTTCTTCCTCAACCCACATGGCCATGATAGAAGTGGGGTAAAAGTGAGTACTGATAGTTGGCCAGCAAACGCTGGGGCTTCAGTCTGCCCTTCATACAGGCTCCATGAAGAGCTCTTCCATATCAGATGTCTCGAGCTCCCGGAACGCAGCGTGAGAGCCAATCACAAACAGCGTCGCTCCTAGCAGGAGGCGGGACAAATGGAAAAGGAGATtgtgaacaaaaaacaataagaaaGAAGGTTTTCTTTTAGACAGAAAATGTCCACTTGTCAACCAATTGTTTGAACAGTTTTagatatgtgtgcatgtgttgtttttttaaatacccaTCATTTGTCTGATGTCGAGATCTGTCAAATGACAAtttatcaaaacaaaatgataaaataaaaaaaaaactaatcctACCTAGAACCCAAAAGACTGCAGCTCCAGCTCCGGCCAGCCAGAACACAGGTAGAGAAACGGCTCCGGCCAGACTCATCTGGTGAGGCACTGTCAGCTCCTTGCCTGGTTTGACAAGGAAATTGCAGTTCGACGCCCTTGATAAAATATATGCTAGCCATACACACGTGTTTTATTCATCCTTCAATAAAATTACGTTTATTTGCCTCACAAAAAATCCTAGAGACAAAAGAAGTTGTTTCAAACATTTGACCTTGTACAAACACAACGGTTCATAATAGAATTCAACACCAGGTATTTAAAGAGTACACTATATTTGAGAGGTACACAATGATAATGAATTGTAAGGCAGCTTTACTCACCCAGGACAACCAGTTTGGACTCCTGGGACTTGAGGTGAATTATGTAGAAGGCACCAGCAAACACCGCCAAGGCAATCAGTAGCATGGGAGAGCTGATACTGAGAGGAAGAAATAACAACAGAACAATCAATTTGGTTTTACCAACTGCAGCGGTTCCACTTTCAACGTTTTAATAATCGtatttgtttgaaatattttgttcCCTCTTCTAATAAACCGAgtggaaaaactcccccaagaACGATTCAAAGTGTATTGGTGCGGACTTTGTGGGCAGCAGGAAGAGAAAATACTCCGGCTTTCAAgcaaacacaaatgtttctCTTTGTTGGCCTCACATGCAGTAGAGGATAAGACCCATGAAGATGAAGGTGTAGTTGCTGTTGAACGTGTCCACGTTTTTCACCACCCGCTGGCACAACTCTCCAAAGTTGCGGGGTTTTGAAAACTTGCGTTGGTCCACAAAGCTGGCCCACGGTCGGATGGACACCCGACGCCTGTCAATCCACTCTTTAGCCGTACTGACTGAGAGGCCTTTGGGGAGCCAGAGCCTAGGAAAGAAGTGTTGAAAAATGACGAGAGTGTAAGTATGCCGTTATATATCACTTGAGGGATTATTTCATATGATTGGTCTGCCTTGCAGGTCCTCACCGCGCCAAGATCCCAGCTCCCCCTGCACCAGTTGGATGAGCATCCTCAGCGCTGAACAGATCTCCAGCCTTACTGTCCATATCTACGAGACAGTTCTCCCCTGCTGGCGCTCCAGATGGCATCTACAGAGTGGCTGCTGCAAGGCAAtatgaaaaaactaaattaatacGATTTCATTAGTGTTTATTGTCCAAAAGTCATTTCCCAATCTAGATCCTTTAAAAACAAGATGAGCACTACTGCTGACACCCGTACGGCATTATTCAGATCACGTACAAATCAGATATAAACTCATCAACTACGgtcattttaaaaatggacGATAATAGCTCCAAACGGGTGAAGAGATGATTGCTTAATAAGTTGAAATCTGTATTGATGAGTTATTTAATCTCCGTTTGGTGAAGTTGCAATTGTTAGTAAAGTAACAAATTGAGTGCCACAATATTTCAGAGGAAAAGTACAAATCGGACACTAAATCTAACAACAACAAACTAAATTAGCAAGTGTGAATAGTTTGTTTAAAGCGGCAGTTGTACGGAACGCCACATCCGTGCCGAATAACAACTAAGGTAGTTAACTTAAGTTTAGTTACAGTGTTGGACGTCACTAACTAGGTGGAAGACTGTTGTCATCAAAGGGTTTGGCCACTGCCACGTCGCTACACAAAGCACACAATAAGAATGAAAGACAATTTAATTATTCCTCTATGAAGTAACTTGGACAGTTATTAAAACTTCATACAATGTAACTTATAGCTTAAAAAACGGTGAGTGTTTAAGACAAATGGGAAGGTTGCGTTGAGAAGAGCACAGCTAGCATTCTCTGCTAACATTTCCACCCGCACAGGACCGGTGGTCACGTGGTTCACGTCGCGTGACGTTTTCACACGAATACAGAAA
This genomic stretch from Gasterosteus aculeatus chromosome 20, fGasAcu3.hap1.1, whole genome shotgun sequence harbors:
- the atp1a3b gene encoding sodium/potassium-transporting ATPase subunit alpha-3b isoform X1, producing MGYGRSDSYRVATTQDKDDRSPKKKKGAKDMDDLKKEVPITEHKMSIEEVCRKYQTDIVQGLTNAKAAEYLIRDGPNALTPPPTTPEWVKFCRQLFGGFSVLLWTGAILCFLAYAIQAATEDDPAGDNLYLGIVLTAVVVITGCFSYFQEAKSSKIMESFKNMVPQQALVIREGEKVQINAEEVVGGDLVEVKGGDRIPADIRVVSAHGCKVDNSSLTGESEPQSRSPDCTHDNPLETRNIAFFSTNCVEGTARGIVICTGDNTVMGRIATLTSGLETGKTPIAKEIEHFIHIITGVAVFLGLTFFILAIVLGYSWLEAVIFLIGIIVANVPEGLLATVTVCLTLTAKRMAKKNCLVKNLEAVETLGSTSTICSDKTGTLTQNRMTVAHMWFDNQIHEADTTEDQSGASFDKSSVTWISLARVAALCNRAQFKAGQDQLPILKRDVAGDASESALLKCIELSCGSVRAMRDRNKKVAEIPFNSTNKYQLSVHETEDLNDNRYLLVMKGAPERVLECCSTILVQGKEQPLDEELKEAFQNAYMELGGLGERVLGFCHVLLPEDQYPKGFAFDTDDVNFQTKDLCFVGLMSMIDPPRAAVPDAVGKCRSAGIKVIMVTGDHPITAKAIAKGVGIISEGNETVEDIAARLNIPVSQVNPRDAKACVCHGTDLKDLSQDQMDDILRNHTEIVFARTSPQQKLIIVEGCQRLGAIVAVTGDGVNDSPALKKADIGVAMGISGSDVSKQAADMILLDDNFASIVTGVEEGRLIFDNLKKSIAYTLTSNIPEITPFLLFIIVNIPLPLGTITILCIDLGTDMVPAISLAYEAAESDIMKRQPRNPFRDKLVNERLISIAYGQIGMIQALGGFFAYFVILAENGFLPTTLVGIRLNWDDRSCNDLEDTYGQQWTYEQRKIVEFTCHTAFFVSIVVVQWADVIICKTRRNSVFQQGMRNKILIFGLFEETALAAFLSYCPGMDVALRMYPLKPSWWFCAFPYSFLIFVYDEVRKLLIRRNPGGWVERETYY
- the atp1a3b gene encoding sodium/potassium-transporting ATPase subunit alpha-3b isoform X2, coding for MGDKDDRSPKKKKGAKDMDDLKKEVPITEHKMSIEEVCRKYQTDIVQGLTNAKAAEYLIRDGPNALTPPPTTPEWVKFCRQLFGGFSVLLWTGAILCFLAYAIQAATEDDPAGDNLYLGIVLTAVVVITGCFSYFQEAKSSKIMESFKNMVPQQALVIREGEKVQINAEEVVGGDLVEVKGGDRIPADIRVVSAHGCKVDNSSLTGESEPQSRSPDCTHDNPLETRNIAFFSTNCVEGTARGIVICTGDNTVMGRIATLTSGLETGKTPIAKEIEHFIHIITGVAVFLGLTFFILAIVLGYSWLEAVIFLIGIIVANVPEGLLATVTVCLTLTAKRMAKKNCLVKNLEAVETLGSTSTICSDKTGTLTQNRMTVAHMWFDNQIHEADTTEDQSGASFDKSSVTWISLARVAALCNRAQFKAGQDQLPILKRDVAGDASESALLKCIELSCGSVRAMRDRNKKVAEIPFNSTNKYQLSVHETEDLNDNRYLLVMKGAPERVLECCSTILVQGKEQPLDEELKEAFQNAYMELGGLGERVLGFCHVLLPEDQYPKGFAFDTDDVNFQTKDLCFVGLMSMIDPPRAAVPDAVGKCRSAGIKVIMVTGDHPITAKAIAKGVGIISEGNETVEDIAARLNIPVSQVNPRDAKACVCHGTDLKDLSQDQMDDILRNHTEIVFARTSPQQKLIIVEGCQRLGAIVAVTGDGVNDSPALKKADIGVAMGISGSDVSKQAADMILLDDNFASIVTGVEEGRLIFDNLKKSIAYTLTSNIPEITPFLLFIIVNIPLPLGTITILCIDLGTDMVPAISLAYEAAESDIMKRQPRNPFRDKLVNERLISIAYGQIGMIQALGGFFAYFVILAENGFLPTTLVGIRLNWDDRSCNDLEDTYGQQWTYEQRKIVEFTCHTAFFVSIVVVQWADVIICKTRRNSVFQQGMRNKILIFGLFEETALAAFLSYCPGMDVALRMYPLKPSWWFCAFPYSFLIFVYDEVRKLLIRRNPGGWVERETYY
- the rabac1 gene encoding prenylated Rab acceptor protein 1 yields the protein MPSGAPAGENCLVDMDSKAGDLFSAEDAHPTGAGGAGILARLWLPKGLSVSTAKEWIDRRRVSIRPWASFVDQRKFSKPRNFGELCQRVVKNVDTFNSNYTFIFMGLILYCIISSPMLLIALAVFAGAFYIIHLKSQESKLVVLGKELTVPHQMSLAGAVSLPVFWLAGAGAAVFWVLGATLFVIGSHAAFRELETSDMEELFMEPV